A stretch of the Streptosporangium sp. NBC_01755 genome encodes the following:
- a CDS encoding helix-turn-helix transcriptional regulator yields the protein MQGTEGAADARPSVVSAERSTRARVARLILEHGPVTAAALGERLGLTPAAVRRHLDALLAEGMAETRTARPRGQRGRGRPAKLFAITDAGRSAFEHAYDGLAGSALRFLAERVGEEAVAEFARSQVAGLVARLRPEMREVPADQRVRVLAEALSADGYAASASKASLGGEQLCQHHCPVAHVAAEFPQLCEAETEAFARILDTPVQRLATIAHGDGVCTTHVSPHRDSGPGARERATNSPASAPVQSPATHETIDISSKETGR from the coding sequence ATGCAGGGCACCGAGGGAGCCGCCGACGCGCGGCCCTCCGTCGTGTCCGCCGAGCGCAGCACGCGAGCGCGTGTCGCCCGGCTCATCCTGGAGCACGGGCCCGTCACCGCCGCCGCTCTCGGCGAGCGGCTGGGTCTCACTCCCGCCGCGGTCCGCAGGCACCTGGACGCGCTGCTGGCCGAGGGAATGGCCGAGACGCGCACCGCCAGGCCGCGGGGCCAGCGCGGGCGTGGCCGACCGGCCAAGCTGTTCGCCATAACGGACGCCGGCCGGAGCGCCTTCGAGCACGCCTACGACGGTCTCGCCGGGAGCGCGCTGCGTTTCCTGGCCGAGCGCGTGGGTGAGGAGGCCGTCGCGGAGTTCGCCCGATCACAGGTGGCCGGCCTGGTCGCCCGCCTGCGGCCGGAGATGCGCGAGGTCCCCGCCGACCAGCGGGTGCGCGTCCTGGCCGAGGCGCTGTCGGCCGACGGCTACGCCGCCTCGGCGAGCAAGGCCAGCCTCGGCGGCGAGCAGCTGTGCCAGCACCACTGCCCGGTGGCGCACGTGGCCGCGGAGTTCCCGCAGCTGTGCGAGGCCGAGACGGAGGCGTTCGCGCGCATCCTCGACACCCCCGTGCAGCGGCTCGCGACCATCGCCCACGGCGATGGCGTGTGCACCACACATGTGAGTCCCCACCGGGATTCCGGGCCGGGCGCGAGGGAGCGCGCGACGAACTCCCCGGCATCCGCGCCGGTGCAATCACCAGCAACCCACGAAACGATCGACATATCGAGCAAGGAGACCGGAAGGTGA
- the sufD gene encoding Fe-S cluster assembly protein SufD, translating to MGLDTAKPLSTLHEKASYDVADFAVPTGREEEWRFTPLSRLKGLHEGVAASANVVVHVDAAPEVTVETVGRDDARLGRAYVPADRVSAQAYASFEKATVITVAREVVVSTPTVVTLTGSGRGAAYGHTVVKLEPMAEAVVVLDHQGSALYADNVEFVVGEGATLKVISLQDWADGAVHVSHHHALLSKDATFRSFVVTLGGDLVRLSPSVSYDGPGGDAELNGLYFVDAGQHLEHRLLVDHSRPGCRSNVDYRGALQGQDAHAVWIGDVIIRVEAEGTDTYELNRNLLLTDGARADSVPNLEILTGEVAGAGHASTSGRLDDEHLFYLQARGIPYEDARRLVIRGFFAQLVEKIEVSELRERVLARVEAELEK from the coding sequence ATGGGTCTCGACACCGCAAAACCCTTGTCGACGCTCCACGAGAAGGCCTCGTACGACGTGGCGGACTTCGCGGTACCGACCGGCCGGGAGGAGGAGTGGCGCTTCACCCCGCTCTCCCGGCTCAAGGGGCTGCACGAGGGCGTCGCGGCCTCCGCGAACGTGGTCGTGCACGTCGACGCCGCCCCCGAGGTCACCGTGGAGACCGTCGGCCGCGACGACGCGCGGCTCGGCCGGGCCTACGTGCCCGCCGACCGGGTCAGCGCCCAGGCCTACGCCTCCTTCGAGAAGGCCACCGTGATCACGGTGGCGCGCGAGGTCGTCGTCTCCACCCCGACGGTGGTCACCCTCACCGGGTCCGGCCGGGGCGCAGCCTACGGCCACACGGTCGTGAAGCTGGAGCCGATGGCCGAGGCCGTGGTCGTCCTCGACCACCAGGGCAGCGCGCTCTACGCCGACAACGTCGAGTTCGTCGTGGGCGAGGGCGCCACGCTCAAGGTCATCAGCCTGCAGGACTGGGCGGACGGCGCCGTGCACGTCTCCCACCACCACGCCCTGCTCTCCAAGGACGCGACCTTCCGCAGCTTCGTGGTCACCCTCGGAGGCGACCTGGTCCGGCTCTCCCCGTCGGTCTCCTACGACGGTCCCGGCGGCGACGCCGAGCTGAACGGCCTCTACTTCGTCGACGCCGGCCAGCACCTGGAGCACCGCCTGCTCGTCGACCACTCCCGGCCCGGCTGCCGGAGCAACGTCGACTACCGCGGCGCGCTGCAGGGCCAGGACGCCCACGCGGTCTGGATCGGCGACGTCATCATCCGGGTCGAGGCCGAGGGCACCGACACCTACGAGCTCAACCGCAACCTGCTGCTCACCGACGGCGCCCGCGCCGACTCGGTGCCCAACCTGGAGATCCTCACCGGAGAGGTCGCCGGTGCCGGCCACGCCAGCACCTCCGGCCGCCTCGACGACGAGCACCTCTTCTACCTGCAGGCCCGCGGGATCCCCTACGAGGACGCGCGTCGCCTCGTCATCAGGGGCTTCTTCGCGCAACTGGTGGAGAAGATCGAGGTCTCCGAGCTTCGCGAGCGAGTGCTCGCCCGGGTCGAGGCGGAGCTTGAGAAGTGA
- a CDS encoding EamA family transporter, with amino-acid sequence MTAEALHGPAEPRRPGALLRAASDAIPPSGLVLLAILSVQVGAGFAKDLFSQLPPSAVVFLRIATGALIMGVIARPRLKGLTRKDLAVGAAFGLTLGVMNLSFYEALARLPMGIAVAIEFLGPLGVAVAASRRRLDLLWVVLAASGVLLLAPWGTSASRISWAGIAFALVAGVCWAGYILLAASVGRRFPGATGLSLAMILSFVLIAPFGIASGGADLLRPELLLIGVGVGLLSSVIPYSIELEALRRMPKRVFGILMSMEPAAAALVGLLVLGEVLQVREWAAIGCVVIASVGATRGSR; translated from the coding sequence GTGACCGCCGAAGCCCTGCACGGGCCCGCTGAGCCCCGCAGACCGGGAGCGCTGCTGAGGGCCGCCTCCGATGCCATCCCGCCATCCGGGCTGGTGCTGCTGGCCATCCTGTCGGTACAGGTGGGCGCGGGTTTCGCCAAGGACCTGTTCTCCCAGTTGCCGCCGAGTGCCGTGGTGTTCCTGCGGATCGCGACGGGTGCGCTGATCATGGGAGTGATCGCCAGGCCCCGGCTGAAAGGGCTGACCCGGAAGGACCTCGCGGTGGGCGCGGCCTTCGGCCTGACGCTGGGCGTGATGAATCTGTCGTTCTACGAGGCGCTGGCCCGGCTGCCCATGGGCATCGCGGTGGCGATCGAGTTCCTCGGGCCGCTCGGTGTCGCGGTGGCGGCATCACGCCGCCGCCTCGACCTGCTCTGGGTCGTGCTCGCAGCCTCCGGTGTGCTGCTGCTGGCCCCGTGGGGCACGTCGGCGTCCAGGATCAGCTGGGCCGGAATCGCCTTCGCCCTGGTCGCGGGGGTCTGCTGGGCCGGCTACATCCTGCTGGCGGCCTCGGTCGGCCGGCGCTTCCCCGGGGCGACCGGCCTCTCCCTGGCGATGATCCTCTCCTTCGTGCTGATCGCCCCCTTCGGGATCGCTTCGGGCGGCGCCGACCTGCTCCGGCCCGAACTGCTGCTGATCGGCGTCGGGGTGGGCCTGCTGTCGTCGGTCATCCCCTACTCGATAGAGCTGGAGGCCCTGCGCAGGATGCCCAAGCGGGTCTTCGGCATCCTGATGAGCATGGAGCCCGCGGCGGCCGCGCTGGTCGGCCTGCTGGTGCTGGGCGAGGTGCTCCAGGTGCGCGAGTGGGCCGCCATCGGCTGCGTGGTCATCGCCAGCGTCGGCGCCACCCGCGGCTCGCGCTGA
- the sufB gene encoding Fe-S cluster assembly protein SufB yields the protein MTVTDRPELEGLGNYKFGWADSDAAGATARRGLSEEVVRNISALKNEPEWMLDLRLKGLRLFGKKPMPNWGSDLSGIDFDNIKYFVRSTEKQAASWEDLPDDIKSTYDRLGIPEAEKQRLVAGVAAQYESEVVYHKIREDLEEKGVIFVDTDTALKEHEEIFKEYFGTVIPVGDNKFAALNTATWSGGSFIYVPPNVNVEIPLQAYFRINTENMGQFERTLIIVDENSYVHYVEGCTAPIYSSDSLHSAVVEIIVKKGARCRYTTIQNWSNNVYNLVTKRAVAYEGATMEWVDGNIGSKVTMKYPAIYLMGEHAKGETLSVAFAGEGQHQDAGSKMVHLAPNTSSSVISKSVARGGGRTSYRGLVQIEEGAYGSASTVKCDALLVDQISRSDTYPYVDVREDDVSMGHEATVSKVSDDQLFYLMSRGMGEDEAMAMIVRGFVEPIARELPMEYALELNRLIELQMEGAVG from the coding sequence GTGACTGTCACCGACCGCCCGGAGCTGGAAGGCCTCGGGAATTACAAGTTCGGCTGGGCCGACTCGGACGCCGCGGGAGCGACGGCCCGACGCGGCCTGTCCGAAGAGGTCGTCCGCAATATCTCCGCGCTGAAGAACGAGCCGGAGTGGATGCTGGACCTTCGCCTGAAGGGGCTGCGCCTGTTCGGCAAGAAGCCCATGCCGAACTGGGGCTCCGACCTCAGCGGGATCGACTTCGACAACATCAAGTACTTCGTGCGCTCGACCGAGAAGCAGGCCGCCTCCTGGGAGGACCTGCCCGACGACATCAAGAGCACCTACGACAGGCTCGGCATCCCCGAGGCGGAGAAGCAGCGCCTGGTCGCCGGCGTCGCCGCCCAGTACGAGTCCGAGGTGGTCTACCACAAGATCCGTGAGGACCTTGAGGAGAAGGGTGTCATCTTCGTCGACACCGACACCGCCCTCAAGGAGCACGAGGAGATCTTCAAGGAGTACTTCGGGACCGTGATCCCCGTCGGCGACAACAAGTTCGCCGCGCTGAACACGGCGACCTGGAGCGGCGGCAGCTTCATCTACGTGCCGCCGAACGTCAACGTGGAGATTCCGCTCCAGGCCTACTTCCGGATCAACACCGAGAACATGGGCCAGTTCGAGCGGACCCTGATCATCGTGGACGAGAACTCCTACGTCCACTACGTCGAGGGCTGCACCGCGCCGATCTACTCCTCGGACTCGCTGCACAGCGCGGTCGTGGAGATCATCGTGAAGAAGGGCGCGCGCTGCCGCTACACGACCATCCAGAACTGGTCGAACAACGTCTACAACCTGGTCACCAAGCGCGCCGTGGCGTACGAGGGCGCGACCATGGAGTGGGTCGACGGCAACATCGGTTCCAAGGTCACCATGAAGTACCCGGCCATCTACCTGATGGGCGAGCACGCCAAGGGCGAGACCCTCAGCGTGGCCTTCGCCGGTGAGGGCCAGCACCAGGACGCCGGCTCCAAGATGGTGCACCTCGCGCCGAACACCAGCTCCTCGGTGATCTCCAAGTCCGTCGCCAGGGGCGGCGGCCGCACCTCCTACCGCGGTCTGGTCCAGATCGAGGAGGGCGCGTACGGCAGTGCCAGCACCGTCAAGTGCGACGCGCTGCTCGTCGACCAGATCAGCCGCTCCGACACCTACCCCTACGTGGACGTGCGTGAGGACGACGTCTCCATGGGGCACGAGGCCACCGTCTCCAAGGTCTCCGACGACCAGCTCTTCTATCTGATGAGCCGCGGCATGGGCGAGGACGAGGCCATGGCGATGATCGTCCGGGGCTTCGTCGAGCCGATCGCCCGCGAGCTCCCGATGGAGTACGCCCTGGAGCTGAACCGCCTGATCGAACTGCAGATGGAAGGAGCCGTCGGCTGA
- a CDS encoding ABC transporter ATP-binding protein yields MLDIDGLDVHYGGVHALRGLSLGVAEGEIVALLGNNGAGKTTTLAAVSGLLRPSGGRVVFDGREITGRKPHRITARGLVHVPEGRRIFSTLSVHENLQLGGYLVRDQAEIRRRIEHVYELLPHLAERRAQQGGTLSGGEQQMLAIGRALVTGPRLLLLDEPSMGLAPLVVASVMKLIAGINAEGTSVLLVEQNAVAALGIAHRGYVIENGECALDGPAAELRRDPRVVEAYLGGV; encoded by the coding sequence ATGCTTGACATCGACGGGCTGGACGTCCACTACGGCGGCGTGCACGCCCTGCGCGGCCTGTCCCTGGGCGTCGCCGAGGGCGAGATCGTCGCCCTGCTGGGCAACAACGGCGCGGGCAAGACCACCACGCTGGCCGCGGTCTCGGGGCTGCTGCGGCCCAGCGGCGGCAGGGTGGTCTTCGACGGCAGGGAGATCACCGGCCGGAAGCCGCACAGGATCACCGCCCGCGGCCTGGTGCACGTCCCCGAGGGCCGCAGGATCTTCAGCACGCTCAGCGTCCACGAGAACCTCCAACTGGGCGGTTACCTGGTCCGTGACCAGGCGGAGATCCGCAGGCGGATCGAGCACGTGTACGAGCTGCTGCCCCACCTGGCCGAGCGGCGCGCCCAGCAGGGGGGCACGCTGTCGGGCGGCGAGCAGCAGATGCTCGCCATCGGCAGGGCGCTGGTCACCGGGCCCCGGCTGCTGCTGCTGGACGAGCCGTCCATGGGCCTGGCGCCGCTGGTGGTCGCCTCGGTCATGAAGCTCATCGCGGGTATCAACGCCGAGGGCACCTCGGTGCTGCTCGTCGAGCAGAACGCCGTCGCCGCCCTCGGAATCGCCCACCGCGGATACGTGATCGAGAACGGCGAGTGCGCCCTCGACGGGCCCGCCGCCGAGCTCCGCCGGGACCCCCGGGTGGTCGAGGCCTACCTCGGCGGGGTCTGA
- a CDS encoding ABC transporter permease: MVAAQAGAEIQAMLRNGEQLLLTMIIPVLLLVGLSVAPIIDVGGGSRIGFVAPGVLALAVMSTAFTGQAIATGFERRYGVLKRLGATPLSRTGLMLAKTLAVIAVEVIQVTVICGVALALGWRPAGSPLAVLLLVVLGTAAFSGLGLLMAGTLRAEATLAAANLVYLVLLACGGIAFPLARFPESVRPVLESLPISALSGGLRAVLSEGAGPPLTALAVLAAWAAVSLFLTSRTFRWE, encoded by the coding sequence ATGGTGGCGGCCCAAGCGGGCGCGGAGATCCAGGCGATGCTCCGCAACGGCGAGCAGCTGCTGCTCACGATGATCATCCCGGTGCTGCTGCTCGTCGGCCTCTCGGTCGCCCCGATCATCGACGTGGGCGGCGGTTCCCGGATCGGCTTCGTCGCCCCCGGGGTGCTCGCGCTGGCCGTGATGTCCACCGCCTTCACCGGGCAGGCCATCGCGACGGGCTTCGAGCGCCGCTACGGCGTGCTGAAGCGGCTGGGCGCGACCCCGCTGTCGCGGACCGGTCTGATGCTGGCCAAGACGCTCGCGGTGATCGCCGTGGAGGTCATCCAGGTCACGGTCATCTGCGGGGTGGCGCTCGCCCTGGGCTGGCGCCCGGCGGGCTCGCCGCTCGCGGTGCTGCTGCTGGTCGTGCTGGGCACCGCCGCGTTCAGCGGGCTCGGCCTGCTGATGGCCGGCACGCTGCGTGCCGAGGCGACGCTCGCCGCGGCGAACCTCGTCTACCTGGTCCTGCTCGCCTGCGGCGGGATCGCCTTCCCGCTGGCGAGGTTCCCCGAGTCGGTACGGCCGGTGCTGGAGTCGCTGCCGATCTCCGCGCTGAGCGGGGGGCTCCGCGCGGTCCTGAGCGAGGGGGCGGGGCCGCCGCTCACCGCCCTGGCGGTCCTCGCGGCGTGGGCGGCGGTGTCGCTCTTCCTGACCTCGCGGACCTTCCGCTGGGAATGA
- the sufU gene encoding Fe-S cluster assembly sulfur transfer protein SufU, giving the protein MIAESMYQELILEHYKHPQGRGLRDPYDAEVHHVNPTCGDEITMRVKLGDGGKVEDVSYDGQGCSISQAAASVLHELATGSTVDDSLGVVEEFTRLMQGRGKVEADEDVLGDAVAFAGVAKFPARVKCALLAWMAYKDAVVRSMK; this is encoded by the coding sequence ATGATCGCCGAGTCCATGTACCAGGAGCTGATCCTGGAGCACTACAAACACCCGCAGGGGAGGGGTCTTCGCGACCCGTACGACGCCGAGGTCCACCATGTGAACCCGACGTGCGGCGACGAGATCACCATGCGGGTGAAGCTGGGCGACGGCGGCAAGGTCGAGGACGTCTCCTACGACGGGCAGGGCTGTTCCATCAGCCAGGCCGCGGCCTCGGTGCTGCACGAGCTGGCCACCGGCTCGACCGTCGACGACTCGCTCGGCGTCGTGGAGGAGTTCACCCGGCTCATGCAGGGCCGGGGGAAGGTCGAGGCGGACGAGGACGTGCTGGGCGACGCCGTGGCCTTCGCGGGGGTCGCGAAGTTTCCCGCTCGGGTGAAGTGCGCGCTACTGGCCTGGATGGCCTACAAGGACGCGGTCGTGAGGAGCATGAAATGA
- a CDS encoding multidrug effflux MFS transporter produces the protein MTAVVGESSEVAPSTRRRGLLLIILGALSAIGPLSIDMYLPAFPAIAADLGSGQAQVQLTLTACLIGVSVGQVIAGPLSDMRGRRGPLLFGISAYAVASLLCAFSPSVYGLVGLRLLQGIAGGAALVIVRAVVRDLYEGAAIARIFATLMLVTGLAPILAPIAGAQLLNHTSWRGVFVALSVSGLLLLAAALSGVRETLPVDQREGGGLRHTLVTFWHLLGDRSFMASALAGGLGFAGMFAYISGSPFVLQEVYGTSAQTFSLVFGLNALGLTITAQIGGRLAGRRVDPARLVLIGLFTSLAGGVTLLVTALLQLPLPVLVAALFVIMCGAGFVMPGSAALALAGQPPQIAGSAAALTGVLQFALGALAAPLVGLGGEGSALPMAVVLAAFTLASLVAFTGLRRGARNVSAG, from the coding sequence ATGACCGCGGTCGTCGGCGAGTCGTCGGAGGTGGCGCCGAGCACGCGGCGCAGGGGGCTGCTGCTGATCATACTGGGCGCGCTTTCCGCGATCGGCCCCCTGTCGATCGACATGTATCTGCCGGCCTTCCCCGCCATCGCCGCCGACCTGGGCAGCGGGCAGGCGCAGGTGCAGCTCACCCTCACCGCCTGCCTCATCGGGGTCTCCGTCGGGCAGGTCATCGCCGGCCCGCTCAGCGACATGCGCGGCCGACGGGGGCCGCTGCTGTTCGGCATCTCCGCCTACGCCGTCGCCTCACTGCTGTGCGCCTTCTCGCCCTCGGTGTACGGGCTGGTCGGGTTACGCCTGCTCCAGGGCATCGCGGGCGGCGCCGCGCTGGTGATCGTCCGCGCGGTCGTCCGGGACCTGTACGAGGGGGCGGCCATCGCCCGCATCTTCGCCACCCTCATGCTCGTGACCGGCCTCGCGCCGATCCTGGCCCCGATCGCGGGCGCGCAACTGCTCAACCACACCTCCTGGCGGGGCGTCTTCGTCGCGCTGAGCGTCTCCGGCCTGCTGCTGCTGGCCGCCGCGCTGTCCGGGGTGCGCGAGACGCTCCCCGTGGACCAGCGCGAGGGCGGGGGGCTGCGGCACACCCTCGTCACCTTCTGGCACCTGCTCGGCGACCGGTCCTTCATGGCCTCCGCCCTGGCGGGAGGCCTGGGCTTCGCGGGCATGTTCGCCTACATCTCCGGGTCGCCCTTCGTGCTCCAGGAGGTCTACGGCACCTCGGCGCAGACCTTCTCCCTGGTGTTCGGCCTGAACGCCCTGGGCCTGACCATCACCGCGCAGATCGGCGGGCGCCTCGCCGGGCGCCGGGTGGACCCCGCCCGGCTGGTCCTCATCGGGCTGTTCACCAGTCTGGCCGGGGGCGTGACGCTGCTCGTCACGGCGCTGCTCCAGCTGCCCCTGCCGGTGCTGGTCGCCGCCCTGTTCGTGATCATGTGCGGTGCGGGCTTCGTCATGCCCGGCAGTGCCGCGCTCGCCCTGGCCGGCCAGCCCCCGCAGATCGCCGGGAGTGCCGCCGCGCTGACAGGCGTGCTGCAGTTCGCGCTCGGCGCGCTCGCCGCACCGCTGGTGGGTCTGGGGGGCGAGGGCTCGGCCCTGCCGATGGCCGTCGTCCTGGCCGCCTTCACCCTTGCCTCGCTTGTCGCCTTCACCGGGCTGCGAAGGGGCGCGCGGAATGTTTCCGCAGGTTAG
- a CDS encoding ABC transporter ATP-binding protein yields MESPAVEIVDLVKRYGGTTAIDGLTFNAARGAVTAVLGPNGAGKTSTLEICEGFRRADGGSVKVLGLDPSRPELRARVGVMLQAGGVPPATRCGRWLRLMARFHAHPLDPAALLERLGLTEHARTPYRRLSGGQQQRVSLAGAVIGRPELVFLDEPTAGLDPQARHACWELVRDLRASGVSVVLTTHHMDEAEKLSDQIVIIDRGRVVAEGTPSSLTGAERQLRFRARPGLCLDELLAALPDGSSAKESPAGHYIIEGQVAPGLLATVTTWCAAEGVSTDDLSIERRTLEDVFLELTGRELR; encoded by the coding sequence ATGGAATCCCCAGCCGTCGAGATCGTCGATCTGGTCAAGAGATACGGCGGAACGACCGCGATCGACGGCCTGACCTTCAACGCCGCCCGAGGCGCGGTCACCGCCGTGCTGGGCCCCAACGGGGCCGGCAAGACCTCCACCCTGGAGATCTGCGAGGGATTCCGCCGGGCCGACGGCGGCAGTGTGAAGGTGCTCGGGCTCGATCCGTCCAGGCCGGAACTGCGGGCCAGGGTCGGCGTGATGCTCCAGGCGGGCGGCGTTCCCCCGGCGACCCGCTGCGGGCGGTGGCTGCGGCTGATGGCCCGCTTCCACGCCCACCCGCTCGACCCCGCGGCGCTGCTGGAACGGCTGGGGCTGACCGAGCACGCCCGCACCCCGTACCGGAGGCTCTCCGGCGGCCAGCAGCAGCGCGTGTCGCTGGCCGGAGCGGTCATCGGCCGGCCCGAACTGGTCTTTCTCGACGAGCCGACCGCGGGCCTGGACCCGCAGGCCAGGCACGCCTGCTGGGAGCTGGTGCGTGACCTGCGCGCGAGCGGGGTCTCGGTGGTGCTCACCACCCACCACATGGACGAGGCGGAGAAACTCTCCGACCAGATCGTGATCATCGACCGTGGCAGGGTGGTCGCCGAGGGCACGCCCTCCTCCCTCACCGGCGCCGAGCGGCAGCTGCGCTTCCGCGCCCGCCCCGGGCTCTGCCTGGACGAGTTGCTCGCCGCGCTGCCCGACGGCAGCTCGGCCAAGGAGTCGCCGGCGGGGCACTACATCATCGAGGGTCAGGTAGCGCCCGGCCTGCTGGCCACCGTGACGACCTGGTGCGCCGCCGAGGGTGTGAGCACCGACGATCTCAGCATCGAGCGGCGTACCCTGGAAGACGTCTTCCTGGAGCTGACCGGGCGCGAGCTCCGTTGA
- a CDS encoding Rieske (2Fe-2S) protein: MTFEKVCKLADIPDEGVIGIEVGETPVALVRRGDEVYALHDVCSHAEVKLSEGEVYDGTLECWLHGSCFDLRSGKPTGPPAIKPVPVYRVKIDGDDVLVSLSKES; this comes from the coding sequence GTGACGTTCGAGAAGGTCTGCAAGCTCGCCGACATCCCCGACGAGGGCGTGATCGGCATCGAGGTGGGCGAGACTCCCGTCGCCCTGGTCCGCCGGGGCGATGAGGTCTACGCGCTACACGACGTGTGCTCCCACGCGGAGGTGAAACTCAGCGAGGGGGAGGTCTACGACGGCACCCTGGAGTGCTGGCTGCACGGTTCGTGCTTCGACCTGCGTTCGGGCAAGCCCACCGGTCCGCCCGCCATCAAGCCCGTCCCCGTCTACCGAGTCAAGATCGACGGCGATGACGTCCTCGTCTCGCTCTCGAAGGAGTCATAA
- the sufC gene encoding Fe-S cluster assembly ATPase SufC gives MSDTSRVPSGSTLEIRDLHVNVADKEILRGVNLTVRAGETHAIMGPNGSGKSTLAYAIAGHPKYTITGGQVLLDGVDLLELTVDERARAGLFLAMQYPVEVPGVSVSNFLRTAVTSVRGEAPKLRQFAKDLKSGMDALSIDAAFAQRNVNEGFSGGEKKRHEILQLELLKPKIAVLDETDSGLDVDALRVVSEGINRFRSGGETGVLLITHYTRILRYVKPDFVHVFSAGRIVEQGGPELADRLEDEGYEAYTKASA, from the coding sequence GTGTCTGACACGAGCCGAGTTCCCTCGGGTTCCACCCTGGAGATCCGCGACCTGCACGTCAACGTCGCCGACAAGGAGATCCTGCGCGGCGTCAACCTGACCGTGCGGGCCGGCGAGACCCACGCCATCATGGGCCCCAACGGCTCGGGCAAGTCCACGCTCGCGTACGCGATCGCCGGTCACCCCAAGTACACGATCACCGGCGGCCAGGTCCTGCTCGACGGGGTCGACCTGCTGGAGCTGACCGTCGACGAGCGCGCCCGCGCCGGACTGTTCCTCGCCATGCAGTACCCGGTCGAGGTCCCCGGTGTCAGCGTCTCCAACTTCCTGCGCACCGCGGTCACCTCCGTCCGTGGCGAGGCCCCCAAGCTCCGCCAGTTCGCCAAGGACCTCAAGTCCGGCATGGACGCCCTGTCCATCGACGCGGCCTTCGCCCAGCGCAATGTCAACGAGGGCTTCTCCGGCGGTGAGAAGAAGCGCCACGAGATCCTCCAGCTGGAGCTGCTCAAGCCGAAGATCGCGGTTCTCGACGAGACCGACTCCGGCCTCGACGTCGACGCGCTGCGCGTGGTCTCCGAGGGGATCAACCGCTTCCGCTCGGGCGGCGAGACCGGCGTGCTGCTCATCACCCACTACACCCGCATCCTGCGTTATGTGAAGCCGGACTTCGTCCACGTCTTCTCCGCGGGGCGGATCGTGGAGCAGGGTGGCCCCGAGCTCGCCGACAGGCTTGAGGACGAAGGCTACGAGGCGTACACGAAGGCGTCGGCCTGA
- a CDS encoding cysteine desulfurase, producing the protein MVDTGFDVERIRKDFPVLSRELPGGRPLIYLDSGNSAQKPTQVVEAMREHMAMHYSNVGRAMHALGAESTEAYENARDKVAAFIGAPDRDEVVFTKNASEALNLVAYAFGNPIGEDPRFRLGPGDEIVISEMEHHSNIVPWQMLAQRTGATLRWFSVTDSGRLDLSNLDELVTERTKIVSIVHQSNVLGTVNPVAPVLARVREVGALMMLDASQSVPHQKVDVAALGVDFLAFTGHKVVGPSGIGVLWARGELLSAMPPFLGGGEMIEAVWMDHSTYAPAPHKFEAGTPPIVEAIGLGAAVDYLSEIGMDAVVRHEHELTAYALGSLGEIPGLKVIGPLDLADRGGTVSFTLEGIHPHDVGQILDDNFGVAVRVGHHCARPLHLRFGIPATTRASFYLYNTPAEIDALVRGLHHVRKVFA; encoded by the coding sequence ATGGTGGACACCGGCTTTGACGTGGAGAGGATCAGGAAGGACTTCCCGGTCCTCTCCCGAGAGCTTCCCGGCGGCAGGCCGCTGATCTATCTCGACTCGGGGAACTCCGCGCAGAAGCCCACCCAGGTGGTCGAGGCGATGCGCGAGCACATGGCGATGCACTACAGCAACGTCGGCCGCGCCATGCACGCGCTGGGCGCCGAGTCCACCGAGGCGTACGAGAACGCCCGCGACAAGGTCGCCGCCTTCATCGGCGCGCCCGACCGTGACGAGGTGGTCTTCACCAAGAACGCCTCCGAGGCGCTCAACCTGGTGGCGTACGCCTTCGGCAACCCCATCGGCGAGGACCCGCGCTTCCGGCTCGGCCCCGGCGACGAGATCGTCATCTCCGAGATGGAGCACCACTCCAACATCGTGCCGTGGCAGATGCTCGCGCAGCGCACGGGCGCGACGCTGCGCTGGTTCTCCGTCACCGACTCCGGCCGGCTGGACCTGTCGAACCTCGACGAACTCGTCACCGAGCGCACGAAGATCGTCTCGATCGTGCACCAGTCGAACGTGCTGGGCACGGTCAACCCGGTCGCCCCGGTGCTCGCCAGGGTCCGCGAGGTCGGCGCGCTGATGATGCTCGACGCCTCGCAGTCGGTGCCCCACCAGAAGGTGGACGTGGCCGCGCTGGGTGTCGACTTCCTGGCCTTCACCGGCCACAAGGTCGTCGGCCCCTCGGGGATCGGCGTGCTGTGGGCCCGCGGTGAGCTGCTTTCGGCCATGCCCCCGTTCCTGGGCGGCGGCGAGATGATCGAGGCGGTCTGGATGGATCACTCGACCTACGCGCCCGCGCCGCACAAGTTCGAGGCGGGCACGCCGCCGATCGTCGAGGCCATCGGTCTCGGCGCCGCGGTCGACTACCTGTCCGAGATCGGGATGGACGCCGTCGTCCGGCACGAGCACGAGCTCACCGCCTACGCGCTCGGGTCGCTGGGGGAGATCCCGGGTCTGAAGGTGATCGGCCCGCTGGACCTCGCCGACCGCGGCGGCACCGTCTCGTTCACGCTGGAGGGGATTCACCCGCACGATGTCGGGCAGATCCTGGATGACAACTTCGGCGTGGCGGTACGCGTGGGGCATCACTGCGCTCGTCCGCTCCACCTGAGATTCGGGATTCCCGCGACCACGCGGGCGTCCTTCTACCTGTACAACACACCGGCCGAGATCGACGCTCTGGTCCGCGGCCTCCACCACGTGCGGAAGGTGTTCGCCTAG